The sequence TGGGATAATCAAGGATTTCCATATAAGCTCATTGCACCACGAAATTGAACCATCAATGATTTGCTATCTGCCATGGAATACTTGCATTAACATTAAAGTATCGGGCATGGATTTGGAAAATACAATTGCCACAATTGAAAGCGCATGGAAGGAGTTCTCTCCCGATGTGCCTTTCGAATATCATTTTTTGGATGAACGTTTTGAAGAACTTTATCAAGCCGAAACTGAATTCAGTTCATTGATAAAAATATTTACCCTGATCGCAATATTTATTGCTTGCTTAGGTCTTTTTGGTCTAATTTCTTTTTCGGCTTTACAACGGAAAAAAGAAATCGGTATTCGAAAAATTAACGGTGCCAAAATTTCTGAAGTAATGATTATTCTAAATAATAATATAATAAAATGGGTAATGATTGCTTTTGTAATTGCCACACCCATTGCCTACTATGCCATGAATAAATGGCTCGAAAACTTCGCCTATAAAACCACTTTAAGCTGGTGGATATTTGCCCTTGCCGGAGTATTGGCTTTGGGAATTGCGCTGTTAACGGTTAGTTGGCAAAGCTGGAGAGCGGCTACACGAAATCCGGTTGAAGCGTTGAGATACGAATAGATAGAAACTTTGAGTTGCCGGATATAATCCGGGGAAAAACGAATAAAACCAAAACTAAAATGAGACAGTTTTATCATCTTAAAATGGCATTCAGAAACTTGATTCGTGAAATAAGAAATTCGGTTTTTCTCCTACTTTCTCTTTGTGTTGGTCTGGTTACGTTTATTCTTGTTTCGGGCTATGTTTTTTACGAAAAAGGATTCGACCGTGTATTTCCCGATAACAAGCAAATTTACAGGGTAACCACGGATATATTCAGTGGAAATGAATTGAGTATTTCAATTCCGCAATGCGAACGTGGTTTGGCAGCTACTTTAAAAGAAAACTATCCCCAGGTTGTGGCGGCTGGTTATCTTACCGGTACAAACAATCAGCAATATAAAATTGGCGACGAAATTTTCACCAATAATCACATTTATCATGCATCTGCCGGTTTTCTCGATGTGTTTTCTATCGCATTAACACAAGGCAACAAATCTGAGGTTTTAACCCGGTCATATACTGCCGTTATTTCGGAAAGTACTGCCAAAAAGTATTTCGGGAATGCCAATCCTGTCGGGAAAATTTTATTCAAATACCCGGCTTTTGAATATACTATCGAAGGCGTTTTTAATGATATTCCGGCACAGGCACATTTTAGTGCAGAGGTTTTACTTTCGTTTCACGACGACATGCACCTGCCTCCACCGGCAAAGGCCCAATGGGGTGAAACCGGATTTTATACTTACCTGAAACTGGATGAAAATACGGATGTAAAACAGGTTGAAACTGTGATAAACAATATTGTAGCAGAAAATAAAAAGATACAATTCGAAAAAGGTGCTGTAAGTCATTTGTATCATCTCCAGCCGCTAAATGATATTCATCTTCATTCGGAAATGAAAAACGAACTGGAGACAAATTCGCGGGCTCAATATGTCATCCTCATTTTTATAATTGGGATATTGATTCTTTGCGCATCGGGATTTAATTATATCCAGTTTGCTTTTTCGAAGTTGATTAACACAGCCAAAAAGACGGGAATCAAAAAAATTAACGGGGCAACACGTTTCGAGATTTTATGGGGATCGCTTTCCGAATCTCTTATCATCCATTTCTTTGCCGTTTCTGTTTCGATGCTTATTGGGTGGATGCTTATTCCTGTAATGCAAAACCAGTTTGGAATTTTTTTGAAACCGGTGTTTACGAGTAAGCTCTTTTTGGCTTCTTTAGTTATAATACTTTCATTAAGTATATTAATTGGCGGAATAATTCCCGCATTAATGATTAACCGTTTTAACAGTCTTGAACTGCTTAAGTTAAGATACAAACCTGTATCCAAAGGGCTTTCTTTTCGTCAGGTTGTTGTTGTAGCTCAGTTTGTTATAGTTATTGCCATACTGGCTGGAATTGCAGGAGTTAGCAAGCAGGTCAATTTTTTAATGGATAAAGACAAAGGTTTCGATGTTAAAAATACGATGGTGATTAAGGTTCCTCAAAATCTGCGCAAAACCTCACAACGAATTAATAACCTGCAAGCCTTTGAAGAAGAGTTGCTGCGGAATAGTAGTATTTTAGGATTCTCGAGTTCAAATGTGGTGCCGGGAGACTTGTCGGCATACAATTTTAATTTTACCGAGACGCTAACGGGAAAAGGAGGGAAGGCTGCACTTATTGTTGCCGACGACAGCTTTATAAAAAACTATAATATTCCTCTTATAGCCGGAACCAACTTCCGGGGACAAGTGACTTCTGCCCAAAATAATTACTGTATTATCAATCGAGCCGGGGTGCAATATCTTGGTTTCCAAAATCCTGTTGAGGCGATTGGCAGGGAAATAAAAATGGAAGACGAAAGCGGCATGCAAAAGTTTGATGTGTCGGTAATTGGCGTTACAAAGAATGTAGATTTTAGCAATGCAAAAGAAAGTCATAAACCCATAGTCCTTATAAATTGGACCGAAAATATGATATGGGGAAATTACTCTGTAAAAATTGCCAGTGCTGATTTTGCTTCAGTTATACCTTTTATTAAAGAGAAATTCAGTAACACTTTCCCCAATTATCCTTTCGAATATTTAATCGTAGAGGATTATTACAACAGGCAATTTGATAAAGAAATTCAGCTTGTAAGAACATTCCGTTTGTTTATTGTTGTTGCCATTTTTATCAGTGTAATAAACCTGTTTTCAATCGCCTGGCTTATATCATTGGCGCGAGTGAAGGAAATCGGCATTCGAAAAGTAAACGGCGCGAAAGTTTCGGAAATCCTTTCAATGTTGAATAGAGACTTTATAAAATGGGTGTTTATCGCATTTGTAATCGCTACGCCAATTGCATATTACGCCATGCAAAAATGGCTGGAAAACTTTGCATACAGAACCAACTTAAGCTGGTGGATTTTTGCCCTTGCCGGAGTGCTGGCATTGGGAATTGCATTACTGACGGTTAGCTGGCAAAGCTGGCGGGCGGCAACGCGGAATCCGGTTGAGGCACTTCGGTACGAGTGACACATACTTCAACTAAACTGAACTAAAAACAACGACGATGATACGATTCTACCTAAATCAGATTTTAAGAAACTTCAACAAACACAGACGTTTTTTTGCGATCAATATTATTGGATTGGCTATTGGTATAGCCACTTCGCTATTGTTGCTGACGCATATTCGTTACGAGAAAAGTTTCGATCGTTTTTATTCGCAGGCAGATAACCTGTACCGGGTAAATTACTACGCTTCGAAAGATGGCAAGCCATTGACCAACAGTTCTCGTAGCCAAACAGCACTGAGTCCGGTTTTGCAAACCGAATCAGAATTTATAGCTGCCAGCTGCCGGGCCTTTTACGAAAGTTGCTACATGTACACCGACAATGTTCAATTATATGGTCAGAATGTACTTTGGGCCGACAGTGCTTTTTTTAATGTGTTTCAGAATAAGCTGATTCTGGGAGATGTTTCCACGGTTTTGGCTAATAAATACTCGGTGGCTATTTCCGAGAAAGTGGCTCGTTTGTATTTTGGCAACGATGATCCCATTGGTAAGATCATCCGGCTTAATGAAGGAATCCAATTTTCAGTGACCGCCGTTTTCGAAAATCTTCCTGAAAACTCGCATTTACAATACGATTTTATTGTGAGTTTTAACACGCTGGAAGACTATGGCATTAATCAACAGGGAAACTGGGGAGCCATTTTTGTTTCCACTTATCTACGTAAAATTCCATCCGCAACGGAACGCGATGTCGCAAAGGTCTTAGAAAATATAGCAGAGAAATATATTCCAAATAACGGTAAAGACGGTTTCGTTGCTGCTTACTCGCCAATGGCGGTTGAGGATATTTATTTGCAGTCGGATTTGGAAGGCGAATTTGTTCCGCAAGGTAACCTCACCAAATTACGACTACTGTTGATCGTTGCTGTTTTTATCATTGTAATTGCCTGGACAAACAGCGTCAATATTTCAACAGCTTTATCGTTCGAGCGGATGAAGGCCATGGGAATCAGGAAAATTAATGGAGCTGATAACCGGTCGCTCATCCAGTATCATTTAGCCGAATTATTGGTTGTTAACCTATCTGCAATTGTTGTAGCACTTATTTTGATGATAGTAACCATGCCTGTTTTTAAGTCGTTTGTAAACAACAGTGTAGCAGTTAATGTCTTTGTTAAGTCATGGTTTTGGGGCTTGTTAGGAATTCTTCTGGTTGGAGGAACTTTGTTTACCGGCGTTATTACCGCTTTGCTTCAAACTTCATTTAAGCCAATTCAACTGGTTAGTAACAGAACTGCCGGTTTTGGAAGTTTAGGATCGCTTCGCCAGAGTCTTACCGTTTTTCAGTTTATACTGGCCATAATTCTAATCGGCTCTACAACACTGGTCTTTAAACAGGTCAATTATCTTGAAAAAAGTGATCTGGGAATGAATCCGGAGCAGGTGTTGGTGATCCGTGCGCCGGCAACCAACAACACATCCGGAGAACGTCGTTACCACGAGTTTTGTGCTTTTCGCGATGAATTGCTACGCTCGCCTTATGTGCAGAAAGTAACCGCAACAATGAATGTTCCGGGGCAGTCGAATATGTACAACAATGTAATGATTAGCCGCAACGGGAAACAGGTAAACACAACTTTTAATCTGGCATTCTCTGACGATAATTATTTTGAAACCTATCAGGTTCCAATTGTTGCCGGACGCAATTTTTACAGTTCCATTGGTAACGAAGGAAGTTCGGTAATTATAAACGAAAAAGCGGCAGAACTGATTGGTTTTACATCTGCTGATCAGGCTATTGGAGAGAAGATAAATATCGGAGATCAGGAGCTGGAGATTGTGGGAGTGGCTAAAAATTTTCACCACGAATCGTTACAGAAGGAATTGAGCCCTTACATTTATCAGTTTCGTCACCCGCATGAATTTGGCTATTATCCGGCGCTGGTAAGTACTTCCAATATCCCGGAACTGATGCAAACTGTGGATCAGGTTTGGAATAAACATTATCCGGGAGCGCAGGCTGATTTTTTCTTTCTCGATGTATTTTTCAATCAACAATATGTATCGTACGAACAGCTCGGTAAACTGGCAGGATTAAGTTCTGTGCTGGCCATTATTATTGCCTGCCTTGGTCTTTTTGCTTTGGTTTCGCATATGGTAAATAGAAAGGTTAAAGAGGTTGGTATACGAAAAGTGAATGGTGCCAAAGTGCTTGATATTCTGTTAATGCTGAACCGGGACTTTATAAAATGGGTAATCATCGCTTTTGTAATTGCAACACCCATTGCGTATTTCGCCATGAATAAATGGCTCGAAAGTTTTGCTTATAAAACCAACCTGAGTTGGTGGATTTTTGCGTTGGCAGGATTGCTGGCTTTAGGAATTGCATTGCTGACGGTAAGCTGGCAAAGCTGGCGGGCGGCTACGCGGAATCCGGTTGAGGCACTTCGGTACGAGTGACGAAATCCCGATCGAATCGTCGGGGTGGAAGCTTTAGGATATGAATAAAAGCAAAATCAATAACTATGAAAAACCTATTAAAACTAGTTGTACGTGTTCTGTTAAGACAAAAACGATTTTTAATTTTTTCTGTCGTCAGCCTTTCCGTGTGCCTGGCATTGGTTATTCTTAGCTCGGCATACTATGCTTATGAAATTAGTTCCGATAAATATCAAAGTAATTACAATCATATTTACAGGCTGGTAAATACGCCCAAAAATCAGGTAAGACTTGACGAACAATATTATAACACCTTAAACACCAGTGTGTCGGGAGTAGACAAATCTTGCCGGGTGAACATTTATGGTTCGATGCTAACTGCGGAAGACATTGTACAAAAAATCGACAACCTTGTTGTTGCAGATTCAACTTTTTTTGACCTGTTTGATTATACCATTTTGTCGGGCTCGGAGCAGCATCTTTTAAATGCACCAAATAAAATAGTGTTGACAAAATCGCTTTCAGAGAAACTGTTCGGGAAGGAAGATCCGCTCGGGAAACCGGTTCACATTAATATGCGTACCACCGCCTATGTTTCGGGAGTGGTTGCAGATATAAAACAAAAATCACATTTTAAATCCGATGCAATCGTTTCACTTTATACTGAAAATTTGCCTTGGAGTGGCGGTAATTTCTGGAATCAGAACGGAAAGTTTAAAGTCAAGCTTTTCAGCTATTACTTGCTTTTAAATAAAAAGGCAGATCCTGCGAGTGTTGATGCTCAGATAAAATCGACCTACAATTTTCCGTGGTATAGTTTCACTCCGAACATTGAAATGCAGCCTATTTCCGATATCTTTTTTAATAACACGTATCGCGATGCCGGTGTTAGTCATATAAATAAACCTTTGCTTTGGCTGTTGTTATCGATTACTCTAATCGTTATAGTTGTAGCCGGAATAAACTATATCAATCTGAGTTTATCGAAACTGAACGTGGAGTCGAAAACCGTTAGTATTCTGAAGGTTAATGGAGCTCATCGGAATAATATGTTCAAACAATATGCCTTGTCAGGAGGACTGGTACTTTTGTTGTCTTTTGGTATTGCATTGATGTTATCCCTTAGTTTGTTGCCCTCTTTTAATCAATTAATCGGTTCCGAAATCAGACTCGAAATTCTATCCGATCTCTCGTATTTAATTCCGTTTGTAGGTGTTATTGTTCTTCTTTTTCTCCTCATCGGTTTGTATCCGGCCTGGTTGTTTTCAGGAATCAATCCAATAAGCCTCTTTCAGGGGAAAGTCGCCGGGAAAATACGACTCAGCTCCTTTTCCCGAATCCTGCTCATTTTTCAGTTTGCAGCGGCTGTGGCGTTAATTGCTTCTGTTCTGATGGTTTTTAAACAAATTGATTACATGAAGAATAGAAATCCCGGATTTGATACGGCTTATTTGATAAAACAGGACATTCATTATTCAGTGAAAAATGCGCAGACCATAAAAACCTACGCCAGCGAGTTATTGAAAAATCCGAATATCCTGAAATTGAGTTTATCGGATGGAGTGCCTTTGGGTATTCATTCATACAGTGATCAAGAGGTAAACGGACACGACGTGAAATACAACGACATTAGTTGCGATGCTTCTTTCTTTAGTGTTCTGGATATGAATCTGGTTGCAGGCAGGTCCTTTTTTGAGAAGGATAAAAATGTTTGTATTATAACAGAGAAACTAGCCAAAGAATGTGGTTTCGATGAGCCGCTTAATGAAAAAATCGGCAGCACACTTATTGTTGGAGTGATGGCTGATTTTAATAGCCAATCGATGCACGAGGAACTAAGCGGAGTAATGTTTCGGCCGGTTGGCGATTATATTACCAATGTAACGTTTCGGATAGACGGAGTCAATATACCTCAGACTTTATCCTCCATCGAAAAATCGTGGAAAGAGTTTTTCCCTGAATATCCTTTCAATTATCAGTTTTACGACGATTTGATAGCGCAGCAATACCAAAAAGAACAAAGGCTGGCAGTTTCCATAAGTATCATTTCGGGATTGGCTATGTTTTTATGCTGCCTTGGCCTTCTGGGACTTGTATTAAATATGGTGGAAAACCGTGTAAAAGAAATCGGCATCCGCAAAGTAAACGGAGCCAAAGTTTCCGAAATTATTAAAATGCTAAATAAAGACTTTATAAAATGGGTAATCATCGCTTTTGTGATTGCAACACCCATTGCGTACTACGCCATGAACAAATGGCTCGAAAACTTTGCCTACAAAACCACATTAAGCTGGTGGATATTTGCACTGGCAGGCATACTGGCTTTGGGAATTGCATTGCTGACCGTTAGCTGGCAAAGCTGGCGGGCGGCAACGCGGAATCCTGTTGAGGCTCTCCGATACGAATAAATCCCCTTCAGGGGATTTAGGGGTGAAAAAAACTAAATAATTACGACCATAAAACTAATATAACCGTGAAAAAAAACTACTTAACCACAGCACTTCGGTTTTTAAAACGAAACAAACTTTTTGCCGGAATTAACATTCTTGGACTTTCGCTTGCTCTGGCTGCTTCATTTGTTATTTTGTTGTATGTAATTAACGAGTTGAGCTACAACACCTGCTTTAAAAACCGGAAGCAGATTTACCGCGTGCTGAACTATAATGCTGATGTAAAAGTAATGGATGAAGGAGCGCCCTATGTTCTTACCAAGCATTTACAAGACGATTTCCCACAGGTAAAATATGTGGCGCCAATCCGGAATATGGCGCGAGTCAGTATAAAATTGAATGAGGATTATATTCCTGTTGATCGGGTTGTTGGAACCGATTCTGACATATTTAAAGTTTTCGGTATTGATGTTCGTGGTCAGCAGGCGAATATTCTCGATGAACCAAATTCCATTATCCTTTCAAAAGAACTGGCACAAAAACTTTTTCCGGATCAAGATCCCATCGGACAAAATTTAGTTGCCCAAATTGACGAAAAGGACGAAGTTTTAGAAGTAAAGGGAGTTTTTGATAATTTTCCTGTAAACTCAACTTTTCAGGCCGATTGTTTTATTAATGTAAAGTGGACACTGCAACAGATTAATAGTAGGATTAAAGAGAGAGATGTTGAAACAGACTGGCGTTCCATGTATTGGCAAACCTGGTTATTACTGGATAAAAACAATAGTGGGGGTTCGCTTGATGAACAGTTTCGCTCGTTGGAGAAAGAGGTTTTTAGCGATGACGAGAAATACGAATTCTCTCTTCAAAATTTATCTGATGTTTATTTTGGATCGCAGGATATTAACAGCGGATTGCCACAAGGTAACCTGAAAAATATTCGGATTTTTTCGGCCATTGCTTTGCTCGTAATCTTAATTGCAGCACTTAACTATATCATTCTTTCAACGGCGGTCTCAACCGGCAGGTCAAAGGAAATTGGGATTCGGAAAACCAATGGTGCCGGGGCGAAATCAATTCGCCGGCAATTGCTGAATGAATCATTGATTCTGTCGATTTTGGTTTTACCAGTCGCGCTGTTTCTCGCCTGGATGGGGAAACCTTATGCCGAAGACTTGTTTCAAACCAAACTATTAATCCTCCGGTCAAATATTGTCATTTATGTTTCTGTTTATGTGTCACTTACTTTGCTTATCGGACTAGTGTCGGGACTATATACCGCGTCGTATTTATCAAAGTTGAATGTAATCAGCATTTTAAATAACTCAGTGCGGACAGGAAAACGAAAGTCGCGTGTGCGTTCCGCCCTGATTGTTGCTCAATTGGTGATCTTTTGCATTTTTGTTTCAAGTACACTCATAATCTACTCTCAATACAAGTATGCGCTGGAGAAAGATCCGGGTTATTACAATGAGGATGTTTTATTTGTTGATATGGGGATGAATTCTCAGAGCTCAAAAGCGTTTATAAACAGCATTAAGGCTTATCCTGATGTGCTGGCAGCCGGAGGTGCAATAGATGCTTTACCAATGACCACTTTTTTCACTTATCCGATGGAACTTCCCGGTGATAAATCGCAAAAAGTACCAATTGAGCTTCTGGCAGTAGATTATAATTTTTTAGAAGCTATGGGAATTCAAGTGATTAAGGGAAGAAGTTTTGAACTTGGAGACGATGAAAACGCATATATACTCAATGAAAATGCGGTAAACGAATTGGGATTAACAGACCCGGTAGGGAAAAAAATTGATGTAGTTGATGGTACAATAGTTGGAGTTGTTCGTAATTTTAACTTGCATTCATTTCACAGCAAAATTCCACCATTAATAATGATCGCGTCCGACGATTTTGCTCAGCAGGTTGCCATTCACTACAAAACCGGAATGCTTGAAAGTGTGCTATCTTTAATCAAATCTGAATGGCAAAAAATCGTTCCCGATGAGCCAATGAATTACAAAACCATGGATGAATTTCTAAAAGAGGTTTATGCCGAGGAGAAGAACCTGAGTGTAATTGTTTCGGTGTCGGCATTTTTTGCGCTGCTGATTGCTTCGTTTGGGCTGTTTGGCCTTACACTTTTCATCATGAAATCGCAAACCAAAGAAATTGGAATTAAAAAGGTATGCGGAAGTTCCGGGCAAGGTATTGTGCTGTCTTTCTTAAGCCAAAATTTTATAATGGTAATAGTTGCAACGTTGATTTCAATTGCACCTACAATTTTTGTGATGAATAAGTGGTTAAACAATTTTGCCTTTAAAACCGACATATCCTGGTGGGTGTTTCTAATCACTTTTGTGTTTGCAGCAATAGTGGCGTTGTCAACCGTTTTGTTTCACTCATATCGTGCTTCACGTATTAATCCGGTGGAGGCTTTACGATATGAGTGACGATCCGTCTGTCGGTAAGCCGGAATTCCAATAAAGCATCAGGAATGAAGCACATGTAAACCTTTTTTACATCTTGTGTCAATTATTTTAACACATTGTGTTTTTTGAATTATGTCAAACATCAATTAGTCAGCTGTTTAGTGGTGTTGGCATTGCGGTTGTATAATAGTAATAGCAATATTGTTTTAGCATAGTTTTAACAGAAACCATTTGATTACATGAGTTCAATAATGTTTAAATTATCGTACAGAAAGCTGATGCGAAATAAAATTTATTCTGTAGCTAATGTTTTGGGATTAACAGTTGGTTTTGCATCGTTTATATTAATTGCGCTTTTTATTCAGTACGAATTTAACTGGGATAAACACAACGACAATTATAACCAAATATACCGTTTGCAACGTTACGTTACCAACGCTCTTTATGCACAAGCAGGAAACAATATTTCACCACATACCCGTGCAATTACAGCCGAACTTATTGAAGGTAAATATCCGGAATTTGAGAAACTCACCGTTACGCGAGAGCAACCCGTAACCTTTTTAGGAACCGATGATGAACACCTTGTAAACGAGAAGAGTGGCATTGCAGCCGATACTCATTTCTTCGATGTTTTTACCTACCAATTTATCGCCGGCGACAAAACAGCGGCCTTAAGTCGGCCCTATTCAATAGTATTATCGGAAACGCTGGCGCAAAAGTTATTTAACAAAAGCAATGTGCTGAACCAAACTGTAATGCTCGAAAAGAAAGTTCCTTTACTTGTTACGGGGATTTACAAAGATTTACCCTATAATAGTTCGGTGCGGCCACCATTTATACTGTCTTTTTCTACCTTGAAACCTTTGTATAATATTGAGCGTTCGTCGTTATGGGCTGGCAATTGTATGACATTTGCCAAACTCAGATCCGGCGCAGATCCGCAAGTAGCAGGAGATAAGATCAAAAATCTTTTTGCAGAATACGATGATATTAAATACATCGAAATGCAGCTTTGCCCGCTATCGAAAGTATACCTGAATTTTAACGACAGGAATGATTACCTGATTGTTCTCAAACTGTTTGGTTTAATTGGTGTCTTTATCCTGGTAATGTCTGGGTTTAACTACATTAATTTATCATTGGCCCAGGCTTCTATGCGTGGAAAAGAAGTTGCGTTGAAAAAAGTAATTGGTAGCAGGAAAAGAACATTGATTACACAGTTTCTGGGTGAAACAATTACGGTATCTGTTATTTCGTTGCTACTGGCCTTGTTATTGGCGTATCTGTTTTTACCTTTCTTTAATAGTGTCGTCGATAAACATTTGTCGTTAAGTCTATTATATAATATAAAGTTTGGGTTGTTACTTATTTTTGTAGCTGTATTAACCGGATTGCTATCGGGTATTTATCCTGCTGTTTTTATGGCATCGAATAAAATATCCACTTTATTCAAAGAGAATTTCCTTGGGAAAGAACGTCAATCGTTTAGTTTGAAAAAAGCATTAATAACATTGCAGTTTGCTATTTCGCTGTTCCTGATTGTACTTACGGTATCTTTTTCTATGCAAATAAAATATATCAGCGAAAAAGATATTGGCTTCGAAAAACAAGGCCTGCTTTATTCGCAAATCAATATCTCTGATGATAACGTTTCATTTAATCAGTTGCGCGACAGGCTTTTGAAACATCCTGATATAACTGATGTTTCACTATCAAAAAACTTCCCTTTTGTGCGGCAGGGAGGGGGAACCACGAACTGGGAAGGAGGGAATCGGGATG comes from uncultured Draconibacterium sp. and encodes:
- a CDS encoding ABC transporter permease — protein: MSSIMFKLSYRKLMRNKIYSVANVLGLTVGFASFILIALFIQYEFNWDKHNDNYNQIYRLQRYVTNALYAQAGNNISPHTRAITAELIEGKYPEFEKLTVTREQPVTFLGTDDEHLVNEKSGIAADTHFFDVFTYQFIAGDKTAALSRPYSIVLSETLAQKLFNKSNVLNQTVMLEKKVPLLVTGIYKDLPYNSSVRPPFILSFSTLKPLYNIERSSLWAGNCMTFAKLRSGADPQVAGDKIKNLFAEYDDIKYIEMQLCPLSKVYLNFNDRNDYLIVLKLFGLIGVFILVMSGFNYINLSLAQASMRGKEVALKKVIGSRKRTLITQFLGETITVSVISLLLALLLAYLFLPFFNSVVDKHLSLSLLYNIKFGLLLIFVAVLTGLLSGIYPAVFMASNKISTLFKENFLGKERQSFSLKKALITLQFAISLFLIVLTVSFSMQIKYISEKDIGFEKQGLLYSQINISDDNVSFNQLRDRLLKHPDITDVSLSKNFPFVRQGGGTTNWEGGNRDEKITCRFNEVSYNYLSMLETNLVTGRNFSSSFTGDIGKNCIINESAAKCFGWDNPIGKHIKDNSLTIVGVVKDFVYKDMHNPVDPGVYLLAPDKVSGDWILSFRINERNEAIVKTMLAEELKATFPKDPFEISNFSLAFAGENAYRIYQSLNKSLLFFTLLNVLLAIVGVFGLVAFTVARRTKEIGIRKINGSSPSSIFNLLNREYHLLILFGAIIAFPTAWLVYMSIPSANKYSVQPWIFISSIVVLFLIVLVSTSYLTIKAATRNPIEALRYE